The Arachis hypogaea cultivar Tifrunner chromosome 16, arahy.Tifrunner.gnm2.J5K5, whole genome shotgun sequence genome contains a region encoding:
- the LOC112758476 gene encoding auxin response factor 9 isoform X3 yields MANLECNLRGPPTPTAQTVWIGEGDEDLYTELWKLCAGPLVDVPRTGERVYYFPQGHMEQLQASTNQEVNQELSQQIPHFNLPTKILCRVVHIQLLAEQETDEVYARITLLPEPDQKEPTIPDPSPVESQRETFHSFSKILTPSDTSTHGGCSIRRMHATECLPPLPSPPSDADENSPPPSQELVAKDLHGFEWKFKHVLRGSPKRHLFTTGWSTFVTSKRLVAGDAFVFLRGEDGEMRVGIRRLARQQIPMPSSVISSQSMHLGVLATASHAVMTRTMFVVYYKPRSSQFIIGLNKYLEAVKNKFTAGMRYKMRFEVEESPERRFSGTIVGVGDVSPGWSNSQWRSLKVHWDEPATFPRPERVSAWEIEPFVVSTALAKRPRHADHTSSSEIASNTPASAFWFHGSSMSHDPAELGGAEVQCKENQVVWSLRQKETNGNPMNSHSSSSRVRMEGIWSNSPHASVPPNPPNNNAAAKQGLSPISSKPNDDGLTHDKVEVDARKKTENPTKIFLFGVNLTNNFRSNVSHPEKEQACSAIVPVGPKESTPITITASATQNAQNSNYSVSDKEQQNQISSDVLPAEKPNKLASLPSMRTRTKVQMQGVAVGRAVDLTMLNGYDELTIELEKLFHIEGELRSQNKWAVTFTDDENDMMLVGDDPWPEFCNIVKRIYIYSREDVKKMKYKLSVPSLDCEETLLSKEET; encoded by the exons ATGGCGAATCTGGAGTGCAATCTGAGGGGACCTCCCACTCCTACAGCTCAAACAG TTTGGATAGGTGAGGGAGATGAAGATCTCTACACAGAGCTATGGAAGCTGTGTGCAGGGCCTCTCGTCGATGTTCCCCGCACTGGGGAGAGAGTCTACTACTTCCCTCAGGGTCACATGGAACAA TTGCAAGCATCAACGAATCAGGAGGTGAACCAAGAACTGAGTCAGCAAATCCCTCATTTCAATCTCCCAACCAAGATTCTCTGCCGTGTTGTTCACATTCAGTTGCTG GCGGAACAGGAAACTGATGAAGTTTATGCCCGTATCACTTTGCTTCCAGAACCAGAT CAAAAAGAGCCTACAATCCCTGATCCAAGTCCCGTGGAATCTCAAAGAGAAACGTTTCACTCTTTTAGCAAGATATTAACTCCCTCTGATACTAGCACACATGGAGGATGTTCAATTCGGCGTATGCATGCCACAGAGTGCCTACCTCCATTGCCATCACCTCCATCG GACGCGGATGAAAATTCCCCACCACCATCCCAGGAGTTGGTGGCGAAGGATCTTCATGGGTTCGAGTGGAAGTTTAAGCATGTATTAAGAG GTTCACCAAAGAGGCACTTGTTCACAACTGGCTGGAGTACCTTTGTCACTTCCAAAAGACTGGTTGCTGGAGATGCTTTTGTGTTTTTAAG GGGAGAAGATGGGGAAATGAGAGTTGGGATTAGGCGACTTGCGCGGCAGCAGATCCCAATGCCTTCGTCCGTGATATCAAGCCAGAGTATGCATCTTGGAGTGCTTGCCACTGCTTCCCATGCTGTTATGACTCGCACCATGTTTGTGGTTTATTATAAACCAAG GAGTAGCCAGTTTATTATTGGCCTTAACAAATATCTGGAAGCagtcaaaaataaatttactgCTGGAATGCGTTACAAGATGAGGTTTGAAGTGGAAGAATCACCTGAGAGAAG ATTTTCTGGTACTATTGTTGGGGTTGGGGATGTATCGCCAGGATGGTCAAACTCTCAATGGCGTTCCTTGAAG GTTCATTGGGATGAGCCGGCAACGTTTCCGAGACCAGAGAGGGTTTCTGCTTGGGAGATAGAGCCTTTTGTTGTCTCTACTGCGTTGGCCAAAAGGCCCAGGCATGCTGATCATACTTCATCGTCTG AAATTGCTTCCAACACTCCTGCTTCTGCTTTTTGGTTTCATGGATCATCCATGTCCCATGATCCTGCAGAATTAGGTGGTGCTGAAGTCCAATGCAAGGAAAACCAGGTTGTATGGTCCTTGAGGCAGAAAGAAACCAATGGCAATCCCATGAATAGCCACTCCAGTAGCTCTCGGGTTCGTATGGAAGGAATATGGTCTAATTCACCACATGCGAGTGTCCCACCAAACCCCCCAAACAACAATGCTGCTGCAAAACAAGGCCTTTCACCTATTTCATCCAAACCAAATGATGATGGTTTGACTCATGATAAAGTTGAAGTAGATGCTAGAAAGAAGACTGAGAATCCCACAAAGATCTTTTTATTTGGAGTTAATTTGACTAACAACTTCCGTAGTAATGTGTCCCATCCGGAGAAAGAACAGGCTTGCTCTGCCATTGTTCCCGTTGGTCCCAAAGAATCTACTCCCATTACCATTACTGCATCAGCCACTCAGAATGCTCAGAATTCCAACTATTCAGTGTCCGATAAGGAGCAACAGAACCAAATTTCTTCTGATGTATTGCCAGCAGAGAAGCCTAACAAGCTGGCATCCTTACCATCCATGAGGACTCGAACTAAG GTTCAAATGCAAGGTGTAGCTGTAGGGAGAGCTGTGGACCTAACCATGTtgaatggctatgacgagcttacAATTGAGCTTGAGAAACTGTTTCATATTGAGGGAGAACTCAGATCACAAAACAAATGGGCAGTTACTTTTACTGATGATGAAAATGACATGATGCTTGTTGGTGATGATCCATGGCC GGAGTTCTGCAACATTGTGAAACGGATTTACATTTATTCAAGGGAGGATGTGAAGAAGATGAAGTATAAACTCTCCGTGCCTTCGTTGGACTGCGAAGAGACTTTGTTGTCGAAAGAAGAGACTTAA
- the LOC112758476 gene encoding auxin response factor 9 isoform X7, producing MANLECNLRGPPTPTAQTVWIGEGDEDLYTELWKLCAGPLVDVPRTGERVYYFPQGHMEQLQASTNQEVNQELSQQIPHFNLPTKILCRVVHIQLLAEQETDEVYARITLLPEPDQKEPTIPDPSPVESQRETFHSFSKILTPSDTSTHGGCSIRRMHATECLPPLPSPPSDADENSPPPSQELVAKDLHGFEWKFKHVLRGSPKRHLFTTGWSTFVTSKRLVAGDAFVFLRGEDGEMRVGIRRLARQQIPMPSSVISSQSMHLGVLATASHAVMTRTMFVVYYKPRSSQFIIGLNKYLEAVKNKFTAGMRYKMRFEVEESPERRFSGTIVGVGDVSPGWSNSQWRSLKVHWDEPATFPRPERVSAWEIEPFVVSTALAKRPRHADHTSSSELGGAEVQCKENQVVWSLRQKETNGNPMNSHSSSSRVRMEGIWSNSPHASVPPNPPNNNAAAKQGLSPISSKPNDDGLTHDKVEVDARKKTENPTKIFLFGVNLTNNFRSNVSHPEKEQACSAIVPVGPKESTPITITASATQNAQNSNYSVSDKEQQNQISSDVLPAEKPNKLASLPSMRTRTKVQMQGVAVGRAVDLTMLNGYDELTIELEKLFHIEGELRSQNKWAVTFTDDENDMMLVGDDPWPEFCNIVKRIYIYSREDVKKMKYKLSVPSLDCEETLLSKEET from the exons ATGGCGAATCTGGAGTGCAATCTGAGGGGACCTCCCACTCCTACAGCTCAAACAG TTTGGATAGGTGAGGGAGATGAAGATCTCTACACAGAGCTATGGAAGCTGTGTGCAGGGCCTCTCGTCGATGTTCCCCGCACTGGGGAGAGAGTCTACTACTTCCCTCAGGGTCACATGGAACAA TTGCAAGCATCAACGAATCAGGAGGTGAACCAAGAACTGAGTCAGCAAATCCCTCATTTCAATCTCCCAACCAAGATTCTCTGCCGTGTTGTTCACATTCAGTTGCTG GCGGAACAGGAAACTGATGAAGTTTATGCCCGTATCACTTTGCTTCCAGAACCAGAT CAAAAAGAGCCTACAATCCCTGATCCAAGTCCCGTGGAATCTCAAAGAGAAACGTTTCACTCTTTTAGCAAGATATTAACTCCCTCTGATACTAGCACACATGGAGGATGTTCAATTCGGCGTATGCATGCCACAGAGTGCCTACCTCCATTGCCATCACCTCCATCG GACGCGGATGAAAATTCCCCACCACCATCCCAGGAGTTGGTGGCGAAGGATCTTCATGGGTTCGAGTGGAAGTTTAAGCATGTATTAAGAG GTTCACCAAAGAGGCACTTGTTCACAACTGGCTGGAGTACCTTTGTCACTTCCAAAAGACTGGTTGCTGGAGATGCTTTTGTGTTTTTAAG GGGAGAAGATGGGGAAATGAGAGTTGGGATTAGGCGACTTGCGCGGCAGCAGATCCCAATGCCTTCGTCCGTGATATCAAGCCAGAGTATGCATCTTGGAGTGCTTGCCACTGCTTCCCATGCTGTTATGACTCGCACCATGTTTGTGGTTTATTATAAACCAAG GAGTAGCCAGTTTATTATTGGCCTTAACAAATATCTGGAAGCagtcaaaaataaatttactgCTGGAATGCGTTACAAGATGAGGTTTGAAGTGGAAGAATCACCTGAGAGAAG ATTTTCTGGTACTATTGTTGGGGTTGGGGATGTATCGCCAGGATGGTCAAACTCTCAATGGCGTTCCTTGAAG GTTCATTGGGATGAGCCGGCAACGTTTCCGAGACCAGAGAGGGTTTCTGCTTGGGAGATAGAGCCTTTTGTTGTCTCTACTGCGTTGGCCAAAAGGCCCAGGCATGCTGATCATACTTCATCGTCTG AATTAGGTGGTGCTGAAGTCCAATGCAAGGAAAACCAGGTTGTATGGTCCTTGAGGCAGAAAGAAACCAATGGCAATCCCATGAATAGCCACTCCAGTAGCTCTCGGGTTCGTATGGAAGGAATATGGTCTAATTCACCACATGCGAGTGTCCCACCAAACCCCCCAAACAACAATGCTGCTGCAAAACAAGGCCTTTCACCTATTTCATCCAAACCAAATGATGATGGTTTGACTCATGATAAAGTTGAAGTAGATGCTAGAAAGAAGACTGAGAATCCCACAAAGATCTTTTTATTTGGAGTTAATTTGACTAACAACTTCCGTAGTAATGTGTCCCATCCGGAGAAAGAACAGGCTTGCTCTGCCATTGTTCCCGTTGGTCCCAAAGAATCTACTCCCATTACCATTACTGCATCAGCCACTCAGAATGCTCAGAATTCCAACTATTCAGTGTCCGATAAGGAGCAACAGAACCAAATTTCTTCTGATGTATTGCCAGCAGAGAAGCCTAACAAGCTGGCATCCTTACCATCCATGAGGACTCGAACTAAG GTTCAAATGCAAGGTGTAGCTGTAGGGAGAGCTGTGGACCTAACCATGTtgaatggctatgacgagcttacAATTGAGCTTGAGAAACTGTTTCATATTGAGGGAGAACTCAGATCACAAAACAAATGGGCAGTTACTTTTACTGATGATGAAAATGACATGATGCTTGTTGGTGATGATCCATGGCC GGAGTTCTGCAACATTGTGAAACGGATTTACATTTATTCAAGGGAGGATGTGAAGAAGATGAAGTATAAACTCTCCGTGCCTTCGTTGGACTGCGAAGAGACTTTGTTGTCGAAAGAAGAGACTTAA
- the LOC112758476 gene encoding auxin response factor 9 isoform X1, protein MANLECNLRGPPTPTAQTVWIGEGDEDLYTELWKLCAGPLVDVPRTGERVYYFPQGHMEQLQASTNQEVNQELSQQIPHFNLPTKILCRVVHIQLLAEQETDEVYARITLLPEPDQKEPTIPDPSPVESQRETFHSFSKILTPSDTSTHGGCSIRRMHATECLPPLPSPPSDADENSPPPSQELVAKDLHGFEWKFKHVLRGKGDKGGKGGKGGSPKRHLFTTGWSTFVTSKRLVAGDAFVFLRGEDGEMRVGIRRLARQQIPMPSSVISSQSMHLGVLATASHAVMTRTMFVVYYKPRSSQFIIGLNKYLEAVKNKFTAGMRYKMRFEVEESPERRFSGTIVGVGDVSPGWSNSQWRSLKVHWDEPATFPRPERVSAWEIEPFVVSTALAKRPRHADHTSSSEIASNTPASAFWFHGSSMSHDPAELGGAEVQCKENQVVWSLRQKETNGNPMNSHSSSSRVRMEGIWSNSPHASVPPNPPNNNAAAKQGLSPISSKPNDDGLTHDKVEVDARKKTENPTKIFLFGVNLTNNFRSNVSHPEKEQACSAIVPVGPKESTPITITASATQNAQNSNYSVSDKEQQNQISSDVLPAEKPNKLASLPSMRTRTKVQMQGVAVGRAVDLTMLNGYDELTIELEKLFHIEGELRSQNKWAVTFTDDENDMMLVGDDPWPEFCNIVKRIYIYSREDVKKMKYKLSVPSLDCEETLLSKEET, encoded by the exons ATGGCGAATCTGGAGTGCAATCTGAGGGGACCTCCCACTCCTACAGCTCAAACAG TTTGGATAGGTGAGGGAGATGAAGATCTCTACACAGAGCTATGGAAGCTGTGTGCAGGGCCTCTCGTCGATGTTCCCCGCACTGGGGAGAGAGTCTACTACTTCCCTCAGGGTCACATGGAACAA TTGCAAGCATCAACGAATCAGGAGGTGAACCAAGAACTGAGTCAGCAAATCCCTCATTTCAATCTCCCAACCAAGATTCTCTGCCGTGTTGTTCACATTCAGTTGCTG GCGGAACAGGAAACTGATGAAGTTTATGCCCGTATCACTTTGCTTCCAGAACCAGAT CAAAAAGAGCCTACAATCCCTGATCCAAGTCCCGTGGAATCTCAAAGAGAAACGTTTCACTCTTTTAGCAAGATATTAACTCCCTCTGATACTAGCACACATGGAGGATGTTCAATTCGGCGTATGCATGCCACAGAGTGCCTACCTCCATTGCCATCACCTCCATCG GACGCGGATGAAAATTCCCCACCACCATCCCAGGAGTTGGTGGCGAAGGATCTTCATGGGTTCGAGTGGAAGTTTAAGCATGTATTAAGAGGTAAAGGAGATAAAGGAGGTAAAGGGGGTAAAGGAG GTTCACCAAAGAGGCACTTGTTCACAACTGGCTGGAGTACCTTTGTCACTTCCAAAAGACTGGTTGCTGGAGATGCTTTTGTGTTTTTAAG GGGAGAAGATGGGGAAATGAGAGTTGGGATTAGGCGACTTGCGCGGCAGCAGATCCCAATGCCTTCGTCCGTGATATCAAGCCAGAGTATGCATCTTGGAGTGCTTGCCACTGCTTCCCATGCTGTTATGACTCGCACCATGTTTGTGGTTTATTATAAACCAAG GAGTAGCCAGTTTATTATTGGCCTTAACAAATATCTGGAAGCagtcaaaaataaatttactgCTGGAATGCGTTACAAGATGAGGTTTGAAGTGGAAGAATCACCTGAGAGAAG ATTTTCTGGTACTATTGTTGGGGTTGGGGATGTATCGCCAGGATGGTCAAACTCTCAATGGCGTTCCTTGAAG GTTCATTGGGATGAGCCGGCAACGTTTCCGAGACCAGAGAGGGTTTCTGCTTGGGAGATAGAGCCTTTTGTTGTCTCTACTGCGTTGGCCAAAAGGCCCAGGCATGCTGATCATACTTCATCGTCTG AAATTGCTTCCAACACTCCTGCTTCTGCTTTTTGGTTTCATGGATCATCCATGTCCCATGATCCTGCAGAATTAGGTGGTGCTGAAGTCCAATGCAAGGAAAACCAGGTTGTATGGTCCTTGAGGCAGAAAGAAACCAATGGCAATCCCATGAATAGCCACTCCAGTAGCTCTCGGGTTCGTATGGAAGGAATATGGTCTAATTCACCACATGCGAGTGTCCCACCAAACCCCCCAAACAACAATGCTGCTGCAAAACAAGGCCTTTCACCTATTTCATCCAAACCAAATGATGATGGTTTGACTCATGATAAAGTTGAAGTAGATGCTAGAAAGAAGACTGAGAATCCCACAAAGATCTTTTTATTTGGAGTTAATTTGACTAACAACTTCCGTAGTAATGTGTCCCATCCGGAGAAAGAACAGGCTTGCTCTGCCATTGTTCCCGTTGGTCCCAAAGAATCTACTCCCATTACCATTACTGCATCAGCCACTCAGAATGCTCAGAATTCCAACTATTCAGTGTCCGATAAGGAGCAACAGAACCAAATTTCTTCTGATGTATTGCCAGCAGAGAAGCCTAACAAGCTGGCATCCTTACCATCCATGAGGACTCGAACTAAG GTTCAAATGCAAGGTGTAGCTGTAGGGAGAGCTGTGGACCTAACCATGTtgaatggctatgacgagcttacAATTGAGCTTGAGAAACTGTTTCATATTGAGGGAGAACTCAGATCACAAAACAAATGGGCAGTTACTTTTACTGATGATGAAAATGACATGATGCTTGTTGGTGATGATCCATGGCC GGAGTTCTGCAACATTGTGAAACGGATTTACATTTATTCAAGGGAGGATGTGAAGAAGATGAAGTATAAACTCTCCGTGCCTTCGTTGGACTGCGAAGAGACTTTGTTGTCGAAAGAAGAGACTTAA